One part of the Thermodesulfobacterium commune DSM 2178 genome encodes these proteins:
- a CDS encoding PIN/TRAM domain-containing protein, whose translation MLGGKHLFQIIFIAVCTILGGGILFYFYPEKGYVFPLLGGAAGFFLGVLVIFIEKRIRDLPFLQLLGSSIGLLVGLGVAKLFSSVFHQVLGNTVWEIFLYVMSMLGLGYLGLVLGGKKFQELKVSDMIEKILEKIVTKALTPISTVSKKLAKKDSQRDWLKENLKVLDTSAIIDGRIVDVAKVGWVEGKLIVPKFILEEIQFLSDSTDPIKRERGQRALDLLNELKNLPKVDLAIVETNYPKMSTDEKLIKFCKETGAKLITTDYNLNKICQLEKIEVLNINDLFLALRLPVHPGDVLKIYILKEGKEKGQGVGYLEDGSMVVVENGRALIGKEVEVVVTNLLHSSSGRIIFTQIKKHA comes from the coding sequence ATGCTAGGTGGTAAGCATCTTTTCCAAATCATCTTTATAGCTGTTTGTACTATTTTGGGTGGTGGCATTTTGTTTTATTTTTATCCTGAAAAAGGCTACGTTTTTCCGTTATTAGGTGGGGCTGCAGGTTTTTTTCTTGGTGTATTGGTTATTTTTATAGAAAAAAGGATAAGAGATCTACCTTTTCTACAGTTGTTAGGGAGCTCCATTGGTTTGCTGGTAGGATTAGGGGTTGCTAAACTTTTTTCTTCTGTATTCCATCAGGTTTTAGGCAACACGGTTTGGGAGATTTTTCTTTATGTCATGAGTATGTTAGGATTAGGATATTTAGGTCTTGTTCTTGGAGGTAAAAAATTTCAAGAATTAAAAGTTTCTGACATGATAGAAAAGATTTTAGAAAAGATAGTTACTAAAGCTCTTACTCCAATTTCCACCGTTTCTAAAAAATTAGCTAAAAAGGATTCTCAAAGGGATTGGCTTAAAGAAAATTTAAAGGTGCTTGACACCAGTGCTATAATAGATGGTAGAATTGTAGATGTAGCAAAAGTAGGGTGGGTTGAGGGTAAACTTATAGTACCCAAGTTTATCTTAGAGGAGATTCAATTTTTATCAGACAGCACCGATCCTATCAAAAGAGAAAGGGGACAAAGGGCTTTAGATTTACTAAACGAATTAAAAAATCTTCCTAAAGTAGACTTAGCAATCGTGGAAACTAACTATCCTAAAATGTCTACCGATGAAAAACTTATCAAGTTTTGTAAAGAAACAGGGGCTAAACTAATTACCACAGATTATAACTTAAATAAAATCTGTCAGTTAGAAAAGATAGAGGTACTTAACATAAACGACCTATTCTTGGCCTTAAGACTTCCGGTACATCCAGGTGATGTACTTAAAATTTATATACTAAAAGAAGGTAAAGAAAAAGGACAGGGAGTAGGTTATCTTGAAGACGGAAGCATGGTGGTAGTAGAAAATGGAAGGGCTCTTATAGGAAAAGAGGTAGAGGTGGTGGTAACCAACCTTTTACATTCTTCAAGCGGAAGGATAATTTTTACTCAGATAAAAAAACATGCCTAA
- a CDS encoding YicC/YloC family endoribonuclease, whose translation MESMTGFGKASFQIDSFKVTVYIKSVNSKYLDLSLKLPKRYTFLEEKIRKLIIEHVSRGKVEVVIKHTGIPAEGREVFLDLQTALNLKQALETLKETLDFEEVLTFSDFLRFREYLMLEDKEEEVDKLWEEVYPPLKEALEQLKASRLKEGMYLKEVLKKHLEDLKKQITEIETLKPQVIQENTEKLRLRLQKFAEEIGVRDLDENRFYQELVYLLDKIDFTEELNRLKVHLKHFEETLEEDFPGKKLDFLCQEMFREINTLSNKAQSSAISLVAVRIKDLIEKLREQVQNIA comes from the coding sequence ATGGAAAGCATGACAGGTTTTGGTAAGGCCAGTTTTCAGATAGATAGTTTTAAGGTTACGGTGTACATAAAAAGTGTAAATTCGAAATATTTAGACCTTTCTTTAAAATTACCTAAAAGGTATACCTTTTTAGAAGAAAAGATAAGAAAGCTGATAATAGAGCACGTTTCTCGTGGAAAAGTAGAAGTTGTGATAAAGCATACAGGAATTCCTGCTGAGGGGAGAGAGGTCTTTTTAGACCTTCAGACAGCTTTAAACCTTAAACAGGCCTTGGAAACATTAAAAGAAACCTTAGATTTTGAAGAAGTATTAACTTTTTCCGATTTTTTGAGATTTAGAGAATATCTTATGTTAGAAGATAAAGAAGAGGAGGTTGATAAACTTTGGGAAGAGGTTTATCCACCTTTAAAGGAGGCTTTAGAACAACTTAAAGCCTCAAGACTAAAAGAGGGGATGTACTTAAAAGAGGTATTAAAAAAACACTTAGAAGACTTAAAGAAACAGATAACTGAAATAGAAACCTTAAAACCTCAGGTAATCCAAGAGAACACCGAAAAATTAAGACTTAGGCTTCAGAAATTCGCAGAAGAGATAGGAGTTAGAGATTTAGACGAAAATAGATTTTATCAGGAACTGGTATATCTTCTTGATAAGATAGATTTTACCGAAGAACTAAACAGACTAAAGGTTCATCTTAAACATTTTGAAGAGACATTAGAAGAAGATTTCCCAGGGAAAAAGCTTGACTTTTTATGTCAGGAAATGTTTAGAGAGATTAATACTTTGTCTAATAAAGCACAGTCTTCTGCCATTTCTTTGGTGGCGGTAAGGATAAAAGATTTGATAGAAAAATTAAGGGAACAGGTTCAAAACATAGCTTAA
- the mutL gene encoding DNA mismatch repair endonuclease MutL gives MPKISILPEEIRGKIAAGEVVERPASVVKELVENSFDAQASYIRVVIKEGGLKEISVYDDGEGMDLEDLKLCYHHFATSKIKNLADVFKIVTYGFRGEALASIAQVSRMSIASRREGQDIAYQIEVEGGQELNIKPVNLKKGTVVVVRDLFFNLPARKAFLKSPKTETLKITEVVKGLSLSHPEIRFELKTQDEKEKILFSWEGGTLPRLLQKITGIDQKYFKEVRLENPPYIIDLILTDTSYTLPHTKYIWIFVNQRWIKDEKIVKILLTALKPFYGNLGFPAGVVFIKAPYHLIDVNVHPAKWEVRFRDEKALHQLLSSAVEKIFSEKKFFYRETFYDEKLNTKEDILDYKNDWQPLVSLRKEALSISEFQLPTFKTRDFKYLGSFLQTYLLVERGDKLYLIDQHALSERLMFEELKRRYKKGACQECLFPLSLRLTQEGLVNFKNKKEALEEIGFGFEVSEDKVFLTKVPAGFDEEVREVLEDLLENDFRDPKVLLDEVLAGYACKLAKKKGDFLHEAEVYQLLERFFEDNLQTCPHGRPLYWMIEVSEIEKRLKRKL, from the coding sequence ATGCCTAAAATTTCGATTTTACCAGAAGAGATAAGAGGAAAAATAGCCGCGGGAGAGGTGGTAGAAAGACCTGCTTCCGTGGTAAAAGAATTGGTAGAAAACTCTTTTGATGCTCAAGCTTCTTATATCAGGGTAGTGATAAAGGAAGGAGGGTTAAAAGAGATTTCTGTTTATGACGACGGAGAAGGGATGGATTTAGAAGATCTAAAGCTTTGTTATCACCATTTTGCTACCAGCAAAATAAAAAATCTTGCCGATGTTTTTAAGATAGTTACCTATGGATTTAGAGGCGAAGCCCTTGCCAGTATTGCTCAGGTCTCAAGGATGTCGATAGCAAGCCGAAGAGAGGGACAGGATATAGCCTATCAGATAGAGGTTGAAGGAGGTCAAGAGTTAAACATAAAGCCTGTTAATCTTAAAAAAGGGACTGTGGTAGTGGTCAGAGACCTCTTTTTTAACCTACCTGCAAGAAAAGCCTTCCTTAAGTCTCCTAAAACAGAAACTTTAAAAATAACCGAGGTGGTTAAGGGATTAAGTCTTTCCCATCCTGAAATCAGGTTTGAGCTTAAAACCCAGGACGAAAAAGAAAAAATACTTTTTTCATGGGAAGGGGGGACTTTACCAAGGCTTTTACAAAAAATAACGGGAATCGATCAGAAATATTTTAAAGAGGTTCGATTAGAAAATCCACCTTATATCATAGACTTAATCCTTACCGATACCTCCTATACCCTTCCTCATACGAAATATATCTGGATATTTGTAAATCAAAGATGGATAAAAGACGAAAAAATAGTTAAGATCCTTCTTACTGCGTTAAAACCGTTTTATGGAAATCTTGGTTTTCCGGCAGGAGTTGTATTTATTAAAGCTCCCTATCATCTGATAGATGTAAACGTACATCCTGCTAAATGGGAGGTAAGGTTTAGAGATGAAAAAGCTTTACATCAATTGTTGAGTTCTGCTGTAGAAAAGATTTTTTCTGAGAAAAAGTTTTTTTACCGAGAAACTTTTTATGACGAAAAGTTAAATACCAAAGAAGACATTTTGGACTATAAAAATGATTGGCAACCTTTGGTTTCTTTAAGAAAAGAGGCTTTATCTATCTCTGAGTTTCAACTACCAACGTTTAAAACCAGGGATTTTAAATACTTAGGAAGTTTTTTGCAAACCTATCTCTTGGTAGAAAGGGGAGACAAACTTTACTTGATAGACCAGCATGCCCTTTCAGAACGCTTGATGTTTGAAGAATTAAAGAGGAGATATAAGAAAGGAGCTTGTCAAGAATGTCTGTTTCCTTTATCTTTAAGGTTGACCCAAGAGGGATTAGTTAATTTTAAGAATAAAAAGGAAGCTTTAGAAGAGATAGGGTTTGGTTTTGAGGTGTCTGAAGATAAAGTTTTTTTAACCAAAGTCCCTGCAGGTTTTGATGAGGAAGTGAGAGAGGTGTTAGAAGACCTTTTAGAAAATGATTTTAGAGATCCTAAGGTTTTATTAGATGAGGTTTTGGCAGGTTATGCTTGCAAGCTTGCTAAGAAAAAAGGAGATTTTCTGCACGAAGCTGAGGTTTATCAGTTATTAGAGAGGTTTTTTGAAGATAACCTTCAAACCTGTCCTCATGGGCGTCCTCTTTACTGGATGATCGAGGTCTCTGAAATAGAAAAAAGATTAAAACGTAAGCTATGA
- the mdh gene encoding malate dehydrogenase has protein sequence MSKLVIIGAGAVGTSCAHWAMVKNTAREVVLIDIIPDLAKGKALDLVQSSPLFGFSGKIWGTEDFSALDGADVVVITAGKPRQPGMSREDLISINEKIVSSCAENVKKYAPQSIVIVVSNPLDAMVYVAFKVTGFPKERVIGMAGVLDSARYRYFLAEALGVSPKDVQALVMGIHGDLMLPLVRLANVSGIPVTELLPKEKIEEIVYRTKFGGGEIVSYLKTGSAFTTPGLSVIEMVESILKDEKRVLTCSVYLEGEYGIEGVFLGVPVVLGRKGVERVIEFKLLPEEQEALKRCAEHCKELLSYLSIK, from the coding sequence ATGAGTAAGTTGGTTATTATTGGAGCAGGTGCAGTTGGGACAAGTTGTGCCCATTGGGCGATGGTTAAAAATACTGCCCGTGAGGTCGTTCTTATCGATATCATACCAGACCTTGCTAAAGGTAAAGCTTTAGATTTGGTACAAAGTTCCCCCCTTTTTGGATTTTCAGGAAAAATATGGGGTACAGAGGATTTTTCAGCTCTTGATGGTGCAGACGTAGTAGTTATTACCGCCGGCAAGCCAAGACAACCAGGGATGTCAAGGGAAGATCTGATAAGCATTAACGAGAAAATAGTAAGTTCTTGCGCAGAAAATGTTAAAAAATATGCTCCTCAAAGCATAGTAATCGTAGTTTCTAATCCTCTTGATGCGATGGTTTATGTAGCTTTTAAAGTAACTGGGTTCCCTAAGGAGAGGGTTATCGGAATGGCAGGAGTGCTTGATTCAGCTCGTTATCGTTATTTTTTAGCAGAGGCTTTAGGGGTAAGTCCTAAGGACGTTCAAGCCCTGGTGATGGGAATTCATGGAGATCTGATGCTTCCTTTGGTGAGATTGGCCAATGTGTCTGGGATTCCTGTTACCGAACTTCTTCCTAAGGAAAAAATAGAAGAGATAGTTTATAGGACTAAGTTTGGTGGAGGAGAAATTGTTTCTTACCTTAAAACAGGTAGTGCTTTCACCACACCAGGCCTTTCTGTGATAGAAATGGTTGAAAGTATTTTAAAAGATGAAAAACGGGTGTTAACCTGCTCTGTTTACTTAGAAGGGGAATATGGAATCGAAGGGGTTTTTTTGGGAGTACCTGTGGTTTTAGGAAGAAAAGGGGTAGAAAGGGTGATAGAATTCAAACTCTTGCCTGAAGAACAAGAGGCTTTAAAAAGGTGTGCCGAACACTGTAAAGAACTGCTTTCGTATTTGTCTATTAAGTAA
- a CDS encoding HD domain-containing protein, whose translation MDPLSLLEKYGKGNPEFLNLIVNHSQAVAKKALEIAKKFPQVNLDFVYKGAMLHDIGCFFTYFPKFNEQATEPYIKHGVIGRDILEKEGYLDLALVCERHIGVGITKQEIIEKKLPLPLRDMVPQTLEEKIIAFADKFFSKVPERVDKEKSVEEIKKELRKYGEEKVRIFETWYKEFLNKEESL comes from the coding sequence ATGGATCCTTTAAGTTTGCTTGAAAAGTACGGCAAGGGGAATCCAGAGTTTTTAAATCTTATCGTTAACCACTCTCAGGCAGTTGCTAAAAAGGCTCTAGAAATAGCCAAAAAATTCCCCCAGGTAAACTTAGATTTTGTTTATAAAGGAGCTATGTTGCATGATATAGGATGTTTTTTTACTTATTTCCCTAAGTTTAATGAACAAGCTACAGAGCCTTATATTAAGCATGGAGTGATAGGTAGGGATATTCTTGAGAAAGAGGGATATTTAGACCTCGCTTTGGTTTGTGAAAGACACATAGGGGTGGGTATTACCAAGCAAGAGATCATAGAAAAAAAACTTCCTCTTCCTCTAAGAGATATGGTACCGCAGACCTTAGAAGAAAAAATCATAGCCTTTGCAGACAAATTTTTTTCTAAGGTTCCTGAAAGGGTAGATAAAGAGAAGTCGGTAGAGGAGATAAAAAAGGAACTTAGGAAGTACGGAGAAGAGAAAGTTCGTATCTTTGAAACTTGGTATAAAGAATTTCTTAACAAGGAGGAGAGTTTATGA
- a CDS encoding HypC/HybG/HupF family hydrogenase formation chaperone, with protein sequence MCLAYPYKIVEVKDEWTAVAEVQGVKTEVALHLLPEKVKEGDWVLVHVGFAIKKLSEEEAQESLRYWDEILRLTQPNVE encoded by the coding sequence ATGTGTTTGGCCTATCCTTATAAAATAGTAGAAGTAAAAGACGAATGGACAGCCGTTGCTGAGGTTCAAGGAGTAAAAACTGAGGTAGCCCTTCATCTTCTTCCTGAAAAGGTAAAAGAAGGGGATTGGGTGTTGGTGCATGTAGGTTTTGCCATTAAAAAACTTAGTGAAGAAGAAGCTCAAGAAAGTTTGAGGTACTGGGATGAAATACTCAGGCTCACTCAACCAAACGTGGAATAG
- the miaA gene encoding tRNA (adenosine(37)-N6)-dimethylallyltransferase MiaA, with protein MKIQGLVVLGPTGVGKSEVGLFLAKHLDGEIINFDSVQFYKELNIGTAKPTEEEKKEVPHHLYDVLDLEEEFNAARFVDLADKVIAEILTRRKLPILVGGTGLYLRALEYGLFSVEIPEDIRKEVQKKAEQNLEELYEELKKVDPEYAHKISRRDKVRITRAMEVFYATGKPFSSFHKENPFFHKKRYNFLKIGLLLPRKELYQRINQRVLKMIEAGWIEEVKRLLERGFGPYLKVFRAIGYGYLIKYLEGEINLDEAITLIQRDTRRYAKRQITWFKKEPDVVWFSPEEKEKILNWVKERLSWKA; from the coding sequence ATGAAGATACAGGGATTGGTGGTCTTAGGACCCACTGGAGTAGGGAAGTCTGAGGTAGGATTATTTTTAGCCAAACATTTAGACGGAGAAATCATAAACTTTGATTCTGTACAGTTTTACAAAGAATTAAATATAGGTACAGCTAAACCCACGGAGGAAGAAAAAAAAGAGGTCCCTCATCATCTTTATGATGTTTTAGACTTAGAAGAAGAGTTTAACGCCGCAAGGTTTGTAGACTTAGCTGATAAAGTTATAGCCGAGATACTGACCAGGCGAAAACTTCCTATCTTAGTTGGTGGTACAGGACTTTATCTTAGGGCGTTAGAATATGGCCTTTTTTCGGTAGAGATACCTGAGGACATCAGAAAAGAAGTCCAAAAAAAGGCAGAACAAAATTTAGAGGAATTATACGAAGAGCTTAAGAAGGTTGACCCTGAATATGCCCACAAAATTTCGCGTAGAGATAAAGTGAGGATTACCAGGGCTATGGAGGTCTTTTATGCCACCGGAAAGCCTTTTTCCTCTTTTCATAAGGAAAATCCTTTTTTTCATAAAAAGCGGTATAATTTTCTCAAAATAGGTTTGCTTTTACCCAGAAAAGAGCTTTATCAACGGATAAATCAACGAGTTCTCAAGATGATTGAGGCAGGGTGGATAGAGGAGGTTAAAAGGCTTTTGGAAAGAGGTTTTGGTCCTTACTTGAAGGTGTTTAGAGCGATAGGTTATGGATACTTGATAAAATATTTAGAGGGAGAGATTAACTTAGATGAAGCAATAACCCTTATTCAAAGAGATACAAGACGTTATGCCAAAAGACAGATTACCTGGTTTAAAAAAGAACCGGATGTAGTTTGGTTTTCGCCCGAAGAGAAAGAAAAAATCTTAAACTGGGTAAAAGAGAGGTTATCATGGAAAGCATGA
- a CDS encoding CDP-alcohol phosphatidyltransferase family protein — translation MSKINLSETARNLAQPILLPLVKVLSGLNVHPNAITILCFLGFVLSSFFIAYGEFVVAGILLLLFAPLDALDGALARFTNKVSPFGAFLDSTLDRYGEIFIFLSLCYYFIAYNQPYQALLSFLGITGSLMVSYARARAEGVGFECKIGMFTRFERITFLIIALIFDLITVFLVVISVFTHLTAIQRILYVYKNQKRS, via the coding sequence ATGTCAAAGATAAACTTAAGCGAGACTGCCAGAAATTTAGCTCAACCAATATTGCTTCCTTTGGTAAAAGTACTCTCTGGTCTTAACGTCCACCCCAATGCTATCACCATCCTTTGTTTTTTGGGGTTTGTTTTAAGTTCCTTTTTTATAGCCTATGGAGAGTTTGTGGTAGCTGGTATTCTGCTACTTCTTTTTGCTCCTCTTGATGCCTTAGATGGTGCTTTAGCCAGGTTTACCAACAAAGTCTCACCTTTTGGGGCTTTTTTAGACTCAACTTTAGATCGTTATGGAGAAATATTTATATTTTTGAGCCTTTGTTATTATTTTATTGCGTATAATCAGCCTTATCAGGCTCTTCTAAGTTTTTTAGGGATTACAGGGTCTTTGATGGTAAGCTATGCCCGAGCAAGGGCAGAAGGGGTAGGGTTTGAATGTAAAATCGGAATGTTTACCAGGTTTGAAAGGATCACCTTTTTGATTATAGCCCTTATTTTTGATCTAATTACGGTGTTTTTGGTGGTAATTTCAGTTTTTACACATTTAACTGCCATACAAAGGATTTTGTATGTATACAAAAATCAAAAAAGGAGTTAA
- a CDS encoding NCS2 family permease yields MQRIFKLKQRNTDVKTEFIAGFTTFMTMAYVLAVVPSILSKTGMPKESLFTSVVLMCMFSTFLMGVYANLPFALAPGIGLCAFFTYTVVLGMGYSWQTALTAVFLEGIIFIFLTVTNLRTAIAKAIPENLKRAISVGIGLFIAFIGLQNAHIVVKNPNVLVQLGDLTNPEAFLGLLGIIITGALLFFKIKGALLLGILITAVLGIPLGVTRLEGFQFLSLPFSSSSVFFKFDFSNIWSGDFLIIMLTFLSIDLFDTIGTLIGISTKARLEERFEESISFKRGLLVDAISTTLGAILGVSTVTAYIESASGVTEGGRTGLTSVFTAFFFSLALFFSSLFLLIPLAAITPALVLVGLFMLTAIKEIDFEDYTEGLPAFLTIMFMPLTFSIVNGIIIGVLSYVFLKLLSGKRREVPIPTFLIALFFIVKLIIGF; encoded by the coding sequence ATCCAACGGATCTTTAAGTTAAAACAAAGAAATACCGATGTAAAAACAGAGTTTATAGCAGGTTTTACCACGTTCATGACGATGGCTTATGTGCTTGCTGTAGTACCTTCTATCCTTTCTAAAACGGGAATGCCTAAGGAATCTCTTTTTACCTCTGTAGTTTTGATGTGTATGTTTTCTACTTTTTTGATGGGAGTTTATGCTAATTTACCTTTTGCTTTAGCCCCTGGGATAGGACTATGTGCCTTTTTTACTTATACCGTGGTTTTAGGGATGGGATACTCTTGGCAAACAGCTCTTACTGCTGTGTTTTTAGAAGGAATAATTTTTATCTTCCTTACAGTTACCAACCTTAGAACTGCTATCGCTAAAGCTATCCCTGAGAATTTGAAAAGAGCAATTTCTGTAGGTATAGGCCTTTTTATAGCCTTTATAGGGCTTCAAAATGCTCACATCGTGGTTAAAAATCCTAATGTTCTCGTTCAACTTGGAGACTTAACCAACCCTGAAGCCTTTTTAGGGCTTTTAGGAATAATTATTACAGGGGCTTTACTTTTCTTTAAGATAAAAGGGGCTTTGCTTTTAGGTATCCTTATTACCGCAGTCTTGGGGATTCCTTTGGGAGTAACTCGATTAGAGGGTTTTCAATTTCTGTCTTTACCTTTCTCTTCGTCTTCAGTTTTTTTTAAGTTTGATTTTAGTAACATTTGGTCAGGGGATTTTTTAATTATCATGCTCACCTTTCTTTCTATAGATCTTTTTGATACCATCGGCACACTTATAGGAATTTCTACTAAAGCAAGACTTGAAGAAAGATTCGAAGAAAGTATAAGCTTTAAACGAGGGCTTTTGGTAGATGCTATAAGCACAACCTTAGGGGCTATTTTGGGGGTTTCGACAGTTACTGCTTATATAGAAAGTGCTTCGGGAGTTACAGAGGGAGGAAGGACAGGACTTACTTCTGTTTTCACTGCTTTCTTTTTCTCTTTAGCTTTGTTTTTTTCTTCTCTTTTTTTATTAATTCCTCTTGCTGCTATAACTCCTGCTTTGGTGTTGGTAGGGCTTTTTATGTTAACCGCCATCAAGGAAATAGATTTTGAAGATTACACCGAAGGATTGCCTGCCTTTTTAACCATCATGTTCATGCCTTTAACTTTTAGCATAGTAAACGGCATAATCATCGGAGTATTAAGCTATGTCTTTTTGAAGCTTTTATCTGGTAAAAGAAGAGAAGTTCCTATCCCTACCTTTTTGATAGCCTTGTTTTTTATAGTTAAACTAATAATAGGTTTTTAG
- a CDS encoding UbiA-like polyprenyltransferase gives MSKVKLYSELLKFEHTVFALPFGLASIFLLYQEVLSWKKVIAILIAMISARTLGMALNRLVDKPFDEKNPRTKIWPHASGLVKDWEIKLLIFISGLVFIGSCYAINLLALALSPVVIFFLWFYPYAKRITYFPHLVLGVVYFLIPIAVDIALNERVSLIAFLLGLAMGSWVSGFDVLYSLQDYEFDKNVGLKSIPVRFGIAKALKIARLLHGITFFSLVLVGLVYPKTTWIYYLGLFLITLFLVYEHRLITEKDLSKINKAFFTVNGFISFVFLLVVLLNELYYTFGLKG, from the coding sequence ATATCCAAGGTTAAACTTTATTCAGAGCTTTTAAAGTTTGAACACACGGTTTTTGCCCTCCCCTTTGGTCTGGCAAGTATATTTTTACTCTATCAAGAAGTTCTTTCTTGGAAAAAAGTCATCGCTATTTTGATAGCTATGATCTCAGCCAGAACCTTAGGGATGGCTTTAAACAGGTTAGTTGATAAACCCTTTGATGAAAAAAATCCGAGAACCAAGATCTGGCCTCATGCAAGCGGCTTGGTAAAAGATTGGGAAATAAAACTCCTTATTTTTATTAGCGGCTTGGTTTTTATAGGAAGTTGTTATGCTATTAACCTGTTAGCTTTAGCCTTAAGCCCAGTTGTGATTTTTTTCTTATGGTTTTACCCTTATGCTAAAAGGATAACCTATTTTCCTCATTTAGTCCTTGGGGTGGTTTACTTTCTTATTCCAATAGCCGTAGATATAGCCTTAAACGAAAGGGTCAGTTTGATTGCCTTTTTGTTAGGTTTGGCTATGGGGTCCTGGGTTTCTGGTTTTGATGTGCTTTATAGCCTGCAGGATTATGAGTTTGATAAAAATGTAGGGCTTAAGTCTATTCCTGTTAGATTTGGGATAGCCAAGGCTCTTAAAATAGCCAGACTTCTTCATGGTATTACCTTCTTTTCGTTAGTTTTAGTAGGGTTAGTTTATCCTAAGACTACCTGGATTTATTATCTGGGCCTCTTTTTGATCACCCTTTTTTTAGTCTATGAGCATCGCTTGATAACCGAAAAGGATCTTTCCAAGATAAACAAGGCTTTTTTTACGGTAAATGGTTTTATCAGTTTTGTTTTTTTGTTAGTGGTTTTACTAAACGAGTTGTACTATACTTTTGGGTTAAAAGGATAG
- a CDS encoding ParA family protein yields the protein MKVLAFINQKGGVGKTTVCVNLARALTLEGFKVLVIDFDPQANASSGLGVRVKKQQSIYQAIIEEKVEPFIKQPFSGLYLLPSSIDLVGLEIELVDYPQREYVLRNLIEKGTYLQQPIKEFFDFIFIDSPPSLGLITVNILTASQGVVIPLQCEYYALEGLSLLVRTIKGIKKSLNPELMLFGLVLTMYDGRNRLSHEVAEEAEKHFKWIIFKTRIPRSVKVSEAQSFGKPVIDYDRQNRVSLAFKELSLEFLDRIRERQTLG from the coding sequence ATGAAGGTATTAGCTTTTATCAACCAAAAAGGTGGAGTAGGTAAAACTACGGTATGTGTTAATCTTGCCCGGGCTCTAACCTTGGAAGGTTTTAAGGTCTTAGTGATAGATTTTGACCCTCAGGCCAACGCCTCAAGTGGTTTAGGAGTTAGGGTCAAAAAACAACAAAGCATCTATCAGGCAATCATAGAAGAAAAAGTAGAGCCTTTTATCAAACAGCCGTTTTCAGGTCTCTATCTTTTGCCTTCTTCGATAGACCTTGTAGGGCTTGAGATAGAGCTGGTAGATTATCCTCAAAGAGAATATGTGCTTAGAAACCTTATTGAAAAAGGGACTTATTTGCAACAACCGATAAAAGAGTTTTTCGATTTTATTTTTATCGATTCACCCCCTTCTCTTGGTTTGATAACCGTTAACATCCTAACAGCTTCTCAGGGAGTAGTTATTCCTCTTCAGTGCGAATATTATGCCTTAGAAGGGCTATCTTTATTGGTAAGAACCATAAAGGGAATTAAAAAAAGTTTAAACCCTGAATTGATGCTCTTTGGGTTGGTTTTAACAATGTATGACGGAAGAAATCGTCTTTCTCATGAAGTAGCTGAGGAAGCAGAAAAACATTTTAAATGGATTATTTTTAAGACTCGCATCCCAAGAAGTGTAAAGGTTAGTGAAGCACAGAGTTTTGGAAAACCTGTTATTGATTATGATAGACAAAACAGGGTTTCACTTGCGTTTAAAGAGTTATCCTTAGAGTTTCTTGATAGAATAAGGGAGAGACAAACTTTGGGATAA